The following proteins are co-located in the Corynebacterium aquilae DSM 44791 genome:
- the tsaB gene encoding tRNA (adenosine(37)-N6)-threonylcarbamoyltransferase complex dimerization subunit type 1 TsaB yields MLSLAIDTATPTLVIGVARHDSVECAPGAVEVLAEVQLEDCRKHNEELIPQVHKVLANAGVEFADIDQIVVGCGPGPFTGLRVGMASAQALAHALRIPLKGVCTLDAIAGATGASLVATDARRREIYWARYRDGQRVEGPEVSAPDTVSGEETLISVPDALSEKLAATGPRTNANPSTAFLVCAPEIAVQPLYLRRPDAKLPGSA; encoded by the coding sequence GTGCTTAGTCTTGCGATTGATACTGCGACTCCGACCCTTGTCATCGGTGTAGCTCGCCACGATAGTGTCGAGTGCGCCCCCGGGGCGGTGGAGGTTCTGGCTGAAGTCCAGCTGGAGGACTGCCGCAAGCACAATGAAGAACTCATCCCGCAGGTGCACAAGGTTTTGGCCAATGCTGGTGTGGAGTTTGCCGACATTGATCAGATCGTGGTGGGGTGCGGCCCAGGCCCTTTCACGGGCCTTCGAGTCGGAATGGCCAGTGCGCAAGCTCTGGCGCATGCGCTGCGAATTCCTTTGAAGGGCGTGTGCACGTTAGATGCGATCGCAGGTGCAACGGGGGCGTCCCTGGTTGCTACCGATGCGCGGCGGCGTGAGATTTATTGGGCCCGCTACCGAGACGGTCAGCGTGTCGAGGGGCCAGAGGTCAGCGCCCCGGACACTGTGAGTGGCGAGGAAACCTTGATCAGTGTTCCTGATGCGCTGAGCGAGAAACTCGCCGCGACGGGTCCGCGCACGAATGCCAACCCTAGTACTGCGTTTTTGGTGTGCGCCCCGGAGATCGCGGTGCAGCCTTTGTATTTGCGTCGCCCGGACGCGAAGCTACCGGGTTCTGCGTAA
- the rimI gene encoding ribosomal protein S18-alanine N-acetyltransferase — MPGNRDHESPTVQLRPLAPEDTVRCEELEKILFSGDDPWSAASFLSELASGRNFYLAADIEGTMVGYAGLSLLGPLEDPEFEIHTIGVDPIYQRMGIGRALMDNLMAVADHHGGPVFLEVRTDNLPAITMYESYGFEKTGIRRNYYQPSGADAFTMVRAARSAAV, encoded by the coding sequence ATGCCGGGGAATCGGGATCATGAAAGCCCTACTGTGCAGCTGCGCCCTTTGGCACCGGAGGATACTGTGCGGTGTGAGGAGCTGGAGAAGATCCTGTTTTCTGGGGATGATCCATGGTCGGCTGCTTCTTTCCTGTCGGAGTTGGCTTCTGGCCGTAACTTTTATTTGGCTGCCGATATTGAGGGCACGATGGTGGGGTATGCGGGTTTGAGTTTGTTGGGTCCGCTTGAGGATCCGGAGTTTGAGATTCATACCATTGGGGTGGATCCGATTTATCAGCGGATGGGGATTGGGCGTGCGTTGATGGATAATTTGATGGCGGTGGCCGATCACCATGGGGGGCCGGTGTTTTTGGAGGTGCGGACGGATAATCTGCCCGCTATCACCATGTATGAGTCTTATGGTTTTGAAAAGACGGGGATTCGGCGCAATTATTATCAGCCGTCGGGTGCTGATGCTTTTACTATGGTGCGTGCTGCGCGGAGCGCTGCTGTTTAG
- the tsaE gene encoding tRNA (adenosine(37)-N6)-threonylcarbamoyltransferase complex ATPase subunit type 1 TsaE, whose amino-acid sequence MCETAAETQALAEEIGAGLKAGDVVLLEGPLGAGKTTFTQGLARGMQVKGRVTSPTFVLAREHRALGDGPNLVHVDAYRLLDGIQQGQAVDLAAELDSLDLDSELTDAVVVAEWGGGLVETLADSYLHIVIDRETLSTTGVRSDQVSDTDEARIITWARKNG is encoded by the coding sequence ATCTGTGAAACCGCTGCGGAGACGCAGGCCTTGGCCGAGGAAATTGGGGCGGGCCTCAAAGCTGGGGACGTGGTTCTCTTGGAGGGGCCCTTGGGTGCCGGGAAAACCACTTTCACCCAGGGACTCGCCCGGGGAATGCAGGTCAAAGGTCGGGTGACGTCACCGACGTTTGTGCTTGCTCGTGAGCACCGGGCGTTGGGCGATGGTCCGAACCTCGTGCACGTCGACGCCTACCGTTTGCTTGACGGGATTCAACAAGGGCAAGCCGTGGATCTTGCGGCAGAACTCGACTCTTTGGATTTGGATAGCGAACTCACTGATGCGGTGGTGGTCGCCGAGTGGGGCGGGGGACTAGTTGAAACACTCGCCGATAGTTATCTGCACATCGTCATCGACCGGGAAACTTTGAGCACCACCGGGGTGCGAAGTGACCAGGTCAGTGACACCGATGAGGCGCGCATCATCACGTGGGCGCGTAAAAACGGTTGA